In Arachis hypogaea cultivar Tifrunner chromosome 17, arahy.Tifrunner.gnm2.J5K5, whole genome shotgun sequence, a single window of DNA contains:
- the LOC112763979 gene encoding uncharacterized protein, with the protein MADNGVHQLIQAELIAQMAELQTEVKRLAELSTQNNASKCEENGSKGKGNADLLSVNPPKEKLTLDNPFFEEITSYQMPKNFRLPSSLEPYKGIGDPRAHIKKFQSMMFFNGPNNEPVLCRAFPTYLDGAALLWFSKLHAGSISSFEELAKSFIDYFAAARIYVHGLNYLGTIRQGPQESLKNYLTRFAEATMEIPDLDPAVHLHALKAGLRPGKFRETIAVTKPKTLEEFRERAAEQMEIEELREAERTERKQPKKKEDRTTREKIIKEIRNTKIIKPPARAESYQDQRFVDKSKHCAFHQKYGHTTDECVIAKDLLERLARQGLLDKYIEGRRYKEGNKDREEHNQTTGHKEDNKWSNNTPPKSIINCISGGFAGGGETTSARKRSYRAMLAIEAATPQNNKVATDLNITFSQTDICSAAPNLDDPVVISIQTGELLVRKVILDSGSSAYVLFYSTFLKMKLSEKLMKPSSGELVGFSEERVPIKGYIWLKTMMGESSLSRTIDIQYLIVDCPSPYNIILERPVFRAVVSTFHLCVKFQAQDGRIATLHSDRQQAR; encoded by the exons ATGGCCGATAATGGAGTCCACCAACTCATTCAGGCCGAACTCATAGCCCAGATGGCTGAGCTGCAAACTGAAGTCAAAAGACTGGCGGAATTATCAACCCAAAACAACGCTAGTAAATGCGAGGAGAATGGTTCCAAAGGAAAAGGCAACGCAGACCTACTAAGTGTCAACCCACCAAAGGAGAAACTGACCTTGGATAACCCATTCTTCGAGGAAATTACCAGTTACCAGATGCCAAAAAATTTCAGACTACCTTCCTCGCTCGAGCCATATAAGGGGATTGGTGACCCCCGGGCtcatattaaaaaattccaaTCTATGATGTTCTTTAATGGCCCTAATAATGAACCTGTTCTTTGCAGAGCTTTCCCTACTTATCTTGACGGCGCTGCGCTACTTTGGTTTTCAAAGCTACATGCAGGTTCAATCTCTTCTTTTGAAGAACTGGCAAAATCCTTCATAGACTACTTCGCTGCAGCACGGATATATGTACATGGATTAAACTACCTCGGCACCATCCGCCAAGGTCCCCAAGAGAGCTTAAAAAACTATCTGACCAGATTTGCAGAAGCAACAATGGAGATACCCGATCTAGATCCCGCCGTACACCTGCATGCCCTGAAGGCCGGACTCCGACCCGGAAAATTCAGAGAGACAATCGCGGTAACTAAGCCGAAAACATTAGAGGAATTCCGAGAAAGGGCGGCAGAACAGATGGAGATTGAAGAGCTCCGCGAAGCCGAAAGAACGGAGAGAAAACaaccaaagaaaaaagaggacAGAACCACAAG GGAAAAGATAATTAAAGAGATCCGCAACACCAAAATCATAAAACCACCAGCAAGGGCAGAAAGCTACCAGGACCAACGATTCGTCGACAAAAGCAAACACTGCGCTTTCCATCAGAAGTATGGACATACAACTGACGAGTGCGTGATAGCTAAGGAtctgctagaaagactagctcgACAAGGCCTCCTGGACAAATATATTGAAGGAAGAAGATACAAAGAAGGCAACAAGGACCGAGAAGAGCATAATCAAACTACAGGGCACAAGGAGGATAACAAATGGTCAAACAACACTCCACCCAAAAGCATCATAAACTGTATATCCGGAGGATTCGCCGGGGGAGGTGAAACAACTTCGGCGCGAAAACGAAGCTACCGCGCAATGCTAGCAATCGAAGCAGCAACACCACAAAACAATAAAGTCGCGACCGACCTCAACATCACTTTCAGCCAGACAGATATATGCTCGGCGGCACCcaacttggacgatccagtggtaATTTCCATCCAAACAGGCGAGTTACTGGTAAGAAAAGTCATTTTGGACTCAGGTAGCAGTGCATATGTTCTTTTTTACTCCACTTTCTTAAAAATGAAATTATCTGAAAAACTAATGAAACCCTCATCTGGAGAACTAGTAGGATTCTCCGAAGAAAGGGTCCCAATTAAAGGTTACATATGGTTAAAAACTATGATGGGAGAAAGCTCATTGTCACGAACTATCGACATACAATATCTAATAGTCGACTGCCCGagcccttataatattattctcgAAAGACCTGTGTTCAGGGCAGTAGTATCTACTTTTCATCTATGTGTTAAATTTCAGGCACAGGACGGCAGGATAGCTACACTACACTCAGACCGCCAACAAGCTCGGTAA
- the LOC140180776 gene encoding uncharacterized protein: MDEVHEGMCGNHIGGRALAAKIVRTGYYWPTIKRDCITKVKTCDKCQKHAAISTKPAEVLHSMEVSWPFYRWGLDILGPFPVASGQAIKKSLDNAKGEWAELIPEVLWSYNTTVQTTTGETPFKLVYGSEALIPVEVEISTLRAELYDEQHNTNAKHAELDLADEDGKIAAIKQRAQKQLAERKHNKKVVPRTFEEGNLVLRWTEEARRPPSHGKLAANWEGPFRVSKVLRMGAYQLQTLHGN, encoded by the exons ATGGACGAAGTTCATGAGGGCATGTGTGGAAACCACATCGGAGGACGAGCCCTCGCAGCAAAGATCGTCCGAACAGGATACTACTGGCCGACCATAAAAAGAGATTGCATAACAAAAGTAAAGACATGTGACAAATGCCAGAAGCACGCCGCCATCTCTACGAAGCCCGCCGAAGTATTACACAGCATGGAGGTAAGCTGGCCCTTTTACAGATGGGGGCTCGACATTCTCGGCCCATTTCCAGTAGCATCAGGCCAG GCAATAAAGAAAAGCCTCGATAATGCGAAAGGAGAATGGGCAGAGCTAATTCCAGAAGTATTGTGGAGTTACAACACCACAGTACAAACCACCACGGGCGAAACACCTTTCAAACTAGTCTATGGGTCGGAGGCGTTAATCCCGGTAGAGGTCGAAATTTCCACATTGAGAGCCGAACTATACGACGAACAACATAACACAAACGCAAAACATGCCGAGCTTGACCTCGCAGACGAAGACGGGAAAATCGCCGCCATTAAGCAAAGAGCCCAGAAACAGCTGGCAGAAAGAAAACATAATAAGAAAGTGGTGCCGAGGACATTCGAGGAGGGCAATCTAGTTCTTAGATGGACAGAAGAAGCCAGACGACCTCCTTCCCATGGAAAGCTGGCCGCGAATTGGGAGGGACCATTCCGAGTATCAAAAGTGCTCAGAATGGGGGCTTACCAGCTGCAAACACTACACGGCAATTAA
- the LOC112764488 gene encoding glutamyl-tRNA reductase 1, chloroplastic, with protein sequence MSASTALSASKLETLLPSMPSPSSFSSISTTNLSVICKNRSTSLQRGVIRCDAVAPDAFVKINNGASDAGSSSGTLSALEQLKTSSVDRYTKERSSIVVIGLSVHTAPVEMREKLAIPEAEWPRAITELCSLNHIEEAAILSTCNRMEIYVVALSQHRGVKEVMEWMSKKSSIPVSELRQHRFLLYNKDATQHLFEVSAGLDSLVLGEGQILAQVKQVVKVGQGVNGFGRNISGLFKHAIAVGKRVRTETNIAAGAVSVSSAAVELAFLKLPQASHANARMLVIGAGKMGKLVIKHLVSKGCTKMVVVNRTEERVAAIREELDGVEIIYKSLSEMLTSAGEADVVFTSTSSENPLFLKDHVVDLPPASKDVGGRRLFIDISVPRNVGPCVSDLESVRVYNVDDLKEVVAANKEDRIKKAMEAQTIIAEESKQFEAWLDSLETVPTIKKLRAYAERIRLAELEKCLGKLGDDIPKKTRRAVDDLSRGIVNKLLHGPMQHLRCDGTDNRTLSETLENMHALNRMFDLDTEISVLEQKIRIKMEQNQK encoded by the exons ATGTCTGCTTCAACAGCTCTCTCAGCCTCCAAGTTGGAGACTTTACTGCCTTCAATGCCATcaccatcatcattctcatcgaTTTCTACCACCAATTTATCGGTAATTTGCAAGAACAGAAGTACCTCTCTTCAGAGAGGAGTGATTCGCTGCGACGCGGTCGCACCTGATGCATTTGTGAAGATCAATAATGGTGCGAGCGATGCTGGCAGTAGCAGTGGCACCCTCTCTGCTCTCGAGCAGCTCAAGACTTCTTCTGTTGATA GGTATACAAAGGAAAGGAGCAGCATTGTGGTTATTGGGCTCAGTGTGCACACTGCACCCGTGGAAATGCGTGAAAAACTTGCCATTCCAGAAGCAGAATGGCCTAGAGCCATCACAGAGCTATGTAGTCTAAATCATATTGAAGAAGCAGCTATTTTGAGCACCTGCAATCGAATGGAGATATATGTTGTTGCTTTGTCCCAACACCGAGGTGTCAAAGAAGTCATGGAATGGATGTCTAAA AAAAGCTCGATTCCTGTTTCAGAGCTTCGCCAACATAGGTTTTTGCTTTACAACAAAGATGCGACACAACATCTTTTTGAAGTTTCAGCTGGTCTTGACTCTCTTGTATTGGGAGAAGGTCAAATCCTTGCTCAGGTTAAGCAAGTTGTCAAAGTTGGACAAGGAGTTAATGGCTTTGGGAGAAATATTAGTGGGCTATTCAAACATGCAATTGCTGTTGGAAAGAGGGTTAGAACTGAGACCAATATTGCTGCTGGAGCCGTTTCTGTAAGCTCGGCTGCTGTTGAACTAGCATTTTTGAAGCTACCACAGGCCTCACATGCTAATGCAAGGATGTTGGTTATTGGTGCTGGTAAGATGGGAAAGCTTGTAATAAAACATTTGGTTTCGAAAGGTTGCACAAAGATGGTTGTTGTCAATAGAACTGAGGAGAGGGTGGCTGCAATACGTGAAGAATTGGATGGTGTTGAGATAATATACAAATCCCTATCTGAAATGCTCACCTCTGCTGGCGAAGCAGATGTTGTTTTCACCAGCACATCATCAGAAAACCCATTATTCTTAAAAGATCATGTTGTGGACCTTCCTCCAGCAAGTAAAGATGTTGGAGGCCGACGCCTTTTCATAGATATTTCTGTTCCTAGAAATGTGGGTCCATGTGTCTCAGATCTTGAGTCTGTACGAGTTTATAACGTCGATGACCTCAAAGAGGTTGTGGCTGCCAATAAGGAGGATAGAATAAAAAAAGCAATGGAAGCTCAGACAATCATTGCAGAAGAATCAAAACAATTCGAGGCCTGGTTGGACTCACTAGAAACTGTCCCCACCATTAAGAAATTGAGGGCTTACGCCGAAAGAATCAGGCTTGCCGAGCTTGAGAAATGCTTAGGTAAGTTGGGTGATGACATCCCAAAGAAGACACGGAGAGCTGTCGACGATCTTAGCCGAGGCATAGTGAATAAGTTGCTTCATGGTCCAATGCAGCACTTGAGGTGTGATGGGACTGACAACCGGACTCTAAGTGAAACCCTGGAGAACATGCATGCCTTGAACAGAATGTTTGATCTGGACACTGAAATTTCTGTTTTGGAGCAAAAAATTCGAATAAAGATGGAACAAAACCAGAAGTGA